A genome region from Oncorhynchus masou masou isolate Uvic2021 unplaced genomic scaffold, UVic_Omas_1.1 unplaced_scaffold_2118, whole genome shotgun sequence includes the following:
- the LOC135532927 gene encoding intermembrane lipid transfer protein VPS13C-like, whose amino-acid sequence MKFIFNIESSWDWSCTAMTLNRRGWVVTFHLMKASGKMFNNGSMEVSNTACTLDDMRTGHVLSADGRAPGGGGGTEDSGYLCASVEFLMAVADFFIQALPQSSAQDVPTNTKLALPGLAKTSQLPLKQLAELRDRANTDPRTGSSPRTKLRAVILDPEVVFVANLDESRRSGTGSLLPM is encoded by the exons ATGAAGTTTATCTTCAACATAGAGTCCTCCTGGGACTGGTCCTGTACAGCAATGACCCTAAACAG GAGAGGCTGGGTTGTGACCTTTCACCTGATGAAGGCTTCAGGGAAGATGTTTAATAACGGGTCCATGGAGGTCTCTAATACAGCCTGCACCCTGGACGACATGAGGACAGGGCATGTTCTG AGCGCCGACGGGCGAGCGCCAGGTGGTGGCGGTGGTACAGAAGACTCTGGGTATCTGTGCGCCAGCGTTGAGTTTCTCATGGCAGTGGCAGACTTCTTCATCCAGGCCCTGCCCCAGAGCTCTGCCCAGGACGTGCCCACTAACACCAAGCTAGCCCTGCCAGGCCTGGCCAAGACCTCCCAGCTACCCCTCAAACAGCTGGCCGAGCTTCGGGATAGAGCCAACACTGACCCCAGAacag gcTCCAGTCCCAGGACCAAGCTGCGTGCCGTCATCCTAGACCCAGAGGTGGTGTTTGTGGCGAACCTGGATGAGAGCCGACGCTCCGGCACTGGTAGCCTCCTTCCAATGTGA